A window of the Planctomycetia bacterium genome harbors these coding sequences:
- a CDS encoding thioredoxin family protein has product MLSQCAVRIAMILFMVCVGFCDATARAEEGPWLTDFEAAKAQAKAAKKLLLVDFTGSDWCPPCMRLKAEVFDGEAFKTAAPEQFVLVELDFPNKKVLSDELKKQNAELAKRYEISGYPTVLLLDVEGNVVSRTGYRPGGSEVYVKHLQDLVSTYEQIAKLKSKLDSVAGLDRAKLLDEIVAGCEKLDAKSAEAEKYGREIVALDSDNKAGLKVKYTYRGLMTDAAKMLAERKAAEARAAYDKAIELSGITEVQKQNAYFEQGGCCFALKDFAGVVKCLEQALAAAPQSDRAASIESTLKRFAPLAAAQSTIAKTQTELENATGVGRAKLLDQLIEAHKVLGPAVRDPKLPAQIEKWSQEIVQLDPENQAGLKAKYDKTPPAAPSNPAQPKAATEK; this is encoded by the coding sequence ATGCTAAGCCAGTGTGCCGTTCGGATCGCGATGATCTTGTTCATGGTTTGCGTCGGTTTCTGCGACGCTACGGCACGTGCCGAGGAAGGCCCTTGGCTGACGGACTTCGAGGCGGCGAAAGCGCAAGCGAAGGCCGCGAAAAAATTGCTGCTGGTCGATTTCACCGGTTCCGATTGGTGCCCGCCGTGCATGCGGCTCAAGGCCGAGGTCTTCGACGGCGAAGCGTTTAAGACCGCAGCTCCCGAGCAGTTCGTGTTGGTCGAACTGGACTTCCCGAACAAGAAGGTCTTGTCTGACGAACTGAAAAAGCAGAATGCCGAGTTGGCGAAGCGCTATGAGATCTCGGGCTACCCGACCGTCCTGTTGCTGGACGTCGAAGGAAACGTCGTCAGCCGAACCGGCTATCGTCCCGGCGGTAGCGAGGTCTACGTCAAGCATTTGCAAGACTTGGTTTCGACCTACGAACAGATCGCGAAGCTCAAGAGCAAGCTGGACTCCGTCGCGGGGCTCGACCGCGCGAAGCTGCTCGATGAGATCGTCGCCGGCTGCGAGAAGCTCGACGCGAAGAGCGCGGAAGCGGAGAAATACGGCCGCGAGATCGTCGCCTTGGATTCGGACAACAAGGCCGGCCTCAAGGTCAAGTACACCTACCGAGGGTTGATGACCGACGCCGCGAAGATGCTCGCGGAGAGGAAAGCCGCCGAAGCGCGCGCGGCCTACGACAAAGCCATCGAATTGTCCGGCATCACCGAAGTGCAGAAGCAGAATGCCTATTTCGAGCAAGGAGGCTGTTGCTTCGCGCTCAAGGATTTCGCGGGGGTCGTGAAATGCTTGGAGCAAGCCCTCGCCGCCGCTCCCCAGAGCGACCGGGCCGCATCGATCGAATCGACCTTGAAACGATTCGCCCCCCTCGCCGCGGCGCAGTCTACGATCGCCAAGACGCAAACCGAATTGGAAAACGCCACGGGTGTAGGTCGCGCGAAACTATTGGATCAACTCATCGAAGCTCACAAGGTGCTCGGCCCAGCCGTTCGCGATCCGAAGCTGCCGGCCCAGATCGAGAAGTGGTCGCAGGAGATCGTACAACTCGACCCGGAAAACCAAGCCGGCCTCAAGGCTAAATACGATAAGACTCCGCCGGCGGCTCCATCCAACCCGGCTCAGCCGAAAGCGGCGACGGAGAAGTAG
- a CDS encoding tetratricopeptide repeat protein, with protein MSSSYPVRCAAIALLVCLTFHGGAIRAEGDLWRTDFEAAKIQSQTEKKVLLLYYTASDRVPPCMTMKREVFDSEAFEAEARRRFVLVEVDFPGKKVLPAAVKKQNDELSRRYGVTQVPIVLLIAPDGAVITKTGYRTGGGEKYVAHLRELTDAYARSIVLQGELPKSRGLERAKLLDEMVRCHDTLSHDKEIALALSREILDLDPRNQTGLNGNHVFRIAMDDADKLLKQRKIQESLAAYDRILALPGITALQKQAAYMDQVGCYFEMRDFRGVIAGLEQARAAAPRSDRVESIYGRYEKSAPFAAAQKIIAEVNVSLGKATGLERAVLLDRLFEAQRILKRALPDITPTRSFEAWSREIVALDAENKAGLKAKHANSPPIELTSMDLTAKNFTPAEGAQIQEANRLAQEVVALYKQNRFREALPLAEECLAIRRKVLGNDNAGTAQAVNNVGAQLLGLTRYAEAIPYYEESLAGRRRAFGNRTLETVDSLTSFGSLFKAMGDYGKSRPYYEEALEISTQVLGPRHPDTAVALNHLGVLLRSMGEYETARSYFERALAIYLEVYGEKHQSSANALGNLGSVSQSLGEEATARRYFERSLAIRKEVLGEKSLDAAHALDGIGGVLTSLGDHAAARPYFVQALAIKKEYYGDKHPDTAIALNAMGKSFVAMGEFQNARLCHEQSLAIFKALTGDKHPEMAVSLNNLAAVLKVQEGQAAALPYQEQSLAICKESLGARHPSTAQAHSSVGWACRALGKYEAARTHLTQAVAIEREVLGPTHPSTADSLISLGTILFDLGEVDQAIKYLAEGIGIRQVVQDGVFAVASETESLKLVAKFRWPLDVLITASKNTEQANNELYAHIWPGRAAVFQLAADRCQTLAHSLAPEVEPLYRTWLETRRELSRLTLAPMNAADPERLAVRRELLRQTTIRKEELERRLAAFVPEIAQGQAQRRRPHTDLAHALPADAVFIDLLRFEHCIHDPNIEASKANYSIPSYVAFVVTRDGPLQRIDLGPAAPIDAQAKAWREAMLSGKSATAVEELRRLVWQPLHAALPADVNTVYLVPDGPLTSLPWAALPGSKPGTVLLEETALAIVPNGRVLLDHLERPSTPTSEGALLAVGGVQYGVAPIDASTSMQIAKLRAAATDEKQTLHWPELPGTANEVTGIERFVGERSVVKLTGNAAGTARVISELPKARWAVFATHGFFADPAMRSAMQIDESSFRDRLPDVASNLTGRNPLLLSGLVFAGANLPRPLDDSGVPQGDGGILTAEAIAGLPLSKLELAVLSACETGLGEVAGGEGVFGLQRAFHVAGCRNVVASLWKVDDEATSALMRLFYENLWRKNQRPLEALRNAQLTILRNPTEIRAYAGRAPGAAKPLPDGGRISAASVAPARADVRRWAAFQLSGSGK; from the coding sequence ATGTCGAGTAGTTATCCGGTTCGCTGCGCCGCGATTGCGCTGCTGGTTTGTCTGACGTTTCACGGCGGTGCGATTCGTGCCGAGGGTGACCTGTGGCGCACCGACTTCGAGGCGGCGAAGATTCAATCGCAGACCGAGAAAAAAGTCTTACTGCTCTACTACACCGCCTCCGATCGAGTTCCGCCGTGCATGACGATGAAGCGGGAAGTGTTCGATAGCGAGGCGTTCGAGGCCGAGGCTCGCCGGCGGTTCGTCTTGGTCGAGGTAGACTTTCCTGGCAAGAAGGTTCTCCCCGCAGCGGTCAAGAAACAGAATGACGAGCTCTCGCGCAGGTACGGTGTTACCCAAGTGCCGATCGTGCTGTTGATCGCCCCCGACGGCGCGGTGATCACGAAGACCGGGTATCGGACCGGCGGCGGAGAAAAGTACGTCGCACATCTGCGCGAGCTGACGGATGCCTATGCACGCTCGATCGTCTTACAGGGCGAGTTGCCGAAGAGCCGAGGTCTCGAGCGCGCGAAGCTCCTGGATGAAATGGTTCGCTGCCACGACACGCTCAGCCACGACAAGGAGATCGCGCTGGCGCTGAGCCGAGAGATCCTCGACTTAGACCCCCGAAACCAAACCGGCTTAAACGGCAATCACGTTTTTCGCATCGCGATGGATGACGCAGATAAGTTATTGAAGCAACGCAAGATTCAGGAGTCGCTCGCGGCCTACGATCGCATCCTCGCGCTTCCCGGAATCACCGCTTTGCAGAAGCAAGCCGCCTACATGGACCAAGTGGGCTGCTACTTCGAAATGAGAGATTTTCGGGGCGTCATCGCCGGCCTAGAGCAGGCCCGCGCGGCGGCTCCGCGGAGCGACCGAGTGGAGTCGATCTACGGGCGTTATGAGAAAAGCGCTCCGTTCGCCGCGGCCCAGAAGATCATCGCGGAAGTCAACGTAAGTCTCGGAAAAGCGACGGGGCTGGAGCGGGCCGTGTTGTTGGATCGGTTATTCGAAGCGCAGAGAATTTTGAAGCGCGCTCTTCCCGATATCACTCCGACTCGAAGTTTCGAAGCTTGGTCGCGAGAGATCGTAGCATTGGATGCCGAGAACAAAGCCGGCCTGAAGGCCAAGCATGCCAACTCTCCGCCGATCGAGTTGACGTCGATGGATCTGACCGCAAAAAACTTCACGCCCGCAGAGGGGGCGCAGATCCAAGAGGCGAACCGATTGGCTCAAGAAGTGGTCGCGCTTTACAAGCAAAACCGATTCCGCGAAGCCTTGCCCCTGGCCGAAGAATGCTTGGCGATTCGCCGCAAGGTGCTCGGCAATGATAACGCCGGCACGGCTCAAGCGGTGAATAACGTAGGAGCCCAACTCTTAGGCCTCACGCGGTATGCCGAGGCGATCCCCTACTACGAAGAGTCGTTGGCGGGCAGGAGGCGAGCCTTCGGGAATAGAACTCTCGAAACGGTCGATTCGCTTACTAGCTTCGGCAGCTTGTTCAAAGCGATGGGGGACTACGGAAAGTCGCGACCCTACTACGAAGAGGCCTTGGAGATTTCGACGCAAGTCCTCGGACCTCGGCATCCGGATACGGCCGTAGCACTCAACCATTTGGGCGTGTTGCTGAGATCGATGGGGGAATACGAAACGGCACGCTCCTACTTCGAGCGGGCACTCGCGATCTATCTCGAGGTCTATGGAGAAAAACATCAAAGTTCGGCCAACGCGCTCGGCAATCTAGGTTCCGTATCTCAATCGCTCGGGGAAGAGGCAACGGCTCGGCGCTACTTCGAACGCTCGCTCGCGATCCGCAAAGAAGTTCTCGGAGAGAAAAGTCTGGACGCCGCACATGCTCTCGATGGCATCGGGGGGGTTCTCACATCGTTGGGGGACCACGCAGCCGCGAGGCCCTACTTCGTTCAGGCTCTGGCGATCAAAAAGGAATACTACGGCGATAAACATCCCGATACGGCCATCGCACTCAACGCCATGGGTAAGTCGTTCGTCGCCATGGGAGAGTTCCAAAACGCGCGCTTGTGTCATGAACAATCCCTCGCGATCTTCAAGGCGCTCACAGGAGATAAACATCCCGAGATGGCGGTCTCGTTGAATAATCTCGCCGCGGTACTGAAGGTGCAAGAGGGCCAAGCAGCGGCTCTTCCCTATCAGGAACAGTCGCTCGCAATTTGTAAAGAGTCTTTGGGAGCTCGGCATCCCAGTACGGCTCAGGCGCACTCGAGCGTAGGGTGGGCATGCCGGGCCTTAGGAAAATATGAGGCCGCGCGGACTCATCTCACGCAAGCCGTGGCGATCGAGCGAGAAGTCTTAGGACCGACACATCCTAGTACGGCGGACTCCCTCATCAGCCTTGGGACGATCCTGTTCGATTTGGGTGAAGTAGATCAAGCGATCAAGTATTTAGCCGAAGGGATCGGGATTCGCCAGGTCGTGCAAGACGGAGTGTTCGCCGTCGCTTCGGAAACCGAATCTTTAAAGCTCGTGGCGAAATTCCGCTGGCCGCTGGATGTGCTGATCACCGCTTCGAAGAACACCGAACAGGCGAACAACGAGCTCTATGCCCACATCTGGCCGGGACGGGCCGCGGTGTTTCAACTTGCCGCCGATCGCTGCCAAACATTGGCACATTCACTGGCGCCGGAAGTCGAACCGCTCTATCGCACGTGGCTCGAAACGCGTCGAGAACTGTCCCGACTCACGTTGGCGCCGATGAACGCCGCCGATCCCGAGCGGCTTGCGGTTCGTCGCGAACTGCTGCGGCAAACGACGATTCGTAAGGAAGAGTTGGAACGGCGGTTGGCGGCGTTCGTCCCCGAAATTGCGCAAGGGCAAGCGCAACGGCGTCGGCCGCATACCGATCTGGCTCACGCGCTGCCGGCCGATGCCGTGTTCATCGATCTGCTTCGTTTCGAGCACTGTATTCACGACCCGAACATCGAAGCTTCGAAGGCGAACTACAGCATCCCGAGCTATGTCGCGTTCGTCGTCACTCGCGACGGGCCGTTGCAACGGATCGATCTCGGTCCTGCCGCGCCGATCGATGCTCAAGCCAAGGCCTGGCGCGAGGCGATGCTCAGCGGCAAGTCCGCCACGGCCGTCGAGGAGCTGCGCCGGCTCGTTTGGCAGCCGCTCCACGCCGCGCTTCCGGCCGACGTAAACACGGTCTACCTCGTGCCCGACGGACCGTTGACGTCGCTCCCTTGGGCCGCGCTTCCGGGCAGTAAGCCGGGCACGGTGTTGCTAGAAGAAACGGCACTGGCGATCGTGCCCAACGGCCGAGTGCTGCTGGATCATTTAGAGCGTCCATCGACCCCGACCTCCGAGGGCGCGCTGCTGGCCGTCGGCGGCGTGCAGTACGGCGTCGCTCCGATCGACGCTTCGACCTCGATGCAGATCGCGAAACTTCGTGCCGCCGCCACGGATGAAAAGCAAACGCTGCATTGGCCCGAGCTCCCCGGCACGGCGAACGAAGTGACGGGCATCGAGAGGTTCGTCGGCGAGCGTTCGGTCGTGAAGCTGACGGGCAACGCAGCCGGTACGGCGCGCGTCATCTCCGAGTTGCCGAAGGCCCGCTGGGCCGTCTTCGCCACGCACGGCTTCTTCGCCGATCCCGCCATGCGCAGCGCGATGCAGATAGACGAGTCGTCGTTTCGCGATCGCTTGCCCGATGTTGCGAGCAACTTGACGGGCCGCAATCCGCTGTTGCTGTCGGGGCTCGTCTTCGCCGGTGCGAACTTGCCCCGGCCGCTCGACGATTCCGGCGTACCCCAAGGCGACGGCGGCATTCTTACTGCCGAAGCGATCGCCGGTCTCCCCCTCTCGAAGCTCGAGCTCGCCGTCCTCTCGGCCTGCGAGACGGGCCTAGGCGAAGTCGCCGGCGGCGAAGGAGTGTTCGGATTGCAGCGCGCGTTTCACGTGGCCGGTTGCCGCAATGTCGTCGCGAGTCTTTGGAAGGTCGACGACGAAGCGACCTCGGCCTTGATGCGGCTCTTTTACGAGAACCTGTGGCGGAAGAATCAACGCCCGCTCGAGGCGCTACGCAACGCGCAATTGACGATCCTGCGCAATCCGACGGAGATCCGCGCGTATGCCGGCCGAGCGCCGGGGGCGGCGAAGCCTCTGCCCGACGGGGGACGCATCAGCGCAGCTTCCGTCGCGCCGGCCCGCGCCGACGTCCGTCGCTGGGCCGCGTTCCAACTCTCGGGCTCCGGCAAATAA